A genomic segment from Geitlerinema sp. PCC 7407 encodes:
- a CDS encoding gas vesicle protein K yields the protein MAEDSILPTGNQPKSSPDAGLAPLLLTVLELVRQLMEAQVIRRMETGALSDAELDRAADSLRKLEEQIVHLCEVFEIDPADLNIDLGEIGTLLPKGDSYYPGETSSNPTILELLDRLLHTGVVLEGSVDLGLAEINLIHAKLLLVLTSRPLHAAPPLPDAKPPAEP from the coding sequence TTGGCCGAAGACTCTATCCTACCGACCGGAAACCAACCGAAGTCCAGCCCTGATGCTGGGCTAGCGCCGCTGCTGCTGACGGTGCTGGAATTGGTGCGTCAACTCATGGAGGCTCAGGTGATCCGCCGCATGGAAACGGGGGCCTTGAGCGATGCAGAACTGGACCGAGCGGCGGACAGTCTGCGCAAGCTAGAAGAGCAGATCGTCCACTTGTGCGAGGTCTTCGAGATTGATCCGGCGGACCTCAACATTGACCTGGGCGAGATTGGCACGCTGCTGCCCAAGGGCGACAGCTACTACCCCGGGGAAACCTCCAGCAACCCGACGATCTTGGAACTGCTGGACCGCCTGCTGCATACGGGAGTGGTGCTAGAGGGCAGTGTGGATTTGGGGCTGGCTGAAATTAACCTGATTCACGCCAAGCTGCTGCTGGTGCTGACTTCGCGTCCTCTGCACGCCGCTCCCCCCCTGCCAGACGCGAAGCCGCCAGCAGAGCCCTAG